One window of the Rhizobiaceae bacterium genome contains the following:
- a CDS encoding ligase-associated DNA damage response DEXH box helicase, producing the protein MAEPDGVPPATLPPQFLKWFAERGWSPRAHQLALLAEAQAGNSALLIAPTGAGKTLAGFLPSLTELAVRPKRRPGEAYRGVHTLYISPLKALAVDIERNLGKPVAEMALPISIETRTGDTPTHKRQRQKLVPPDILLTTPEQLALLLASSDAKRFFEDLRYVVLDELHSLVTSKRGHLLALGLARLRRYVPDLQMVGLSATVAEPDELRRWLVGQNPPGDMASLITVEGGAKPHITILDSDERVPWAGHSARYAIPEVYEAIKRHRTTLLFVNTRSQAELLFQELWRVNEDSLPIALHHGSLDVAQRRRVEKAMETNSLRAIVATSTLDLGIDWGDVDLVVHVGAPKGASRLAQRIGRSNHRMDEPSRAILVPANRFEVLECRAALEANYLGAQDTPPLGAGALDVLAQHVLGSACAEAFDADELFGEIRSAAPYAALGRETFDRVVDFVATGGYALKSYERYARIRKTKEGRWRVSHPRIAQQYRLNVGTIVEAPYLTLRYARAGRGVATRGGPVLGKIEEGFLESIAPGETFLFAGKVLRLEGIRETEAFVSNAAGQDARVPVYAGGKFPLSTYLADQVRGMLADPDRWQALPEQVADWLRIQRDKSVLPPRENLLVETFPRGNRSYMVAYPFEGRLAHQTLGMLLTKRLERAGADPLGFVATDYSLAVWGLRDMGALFRQGRPSLDDLFDEDMLGDDLDAWLADSYLLKRTFRNCAIIAGLIEKRHPGQEKTGRQMTVSADLIYDVLRTHEPDHILLQATRADAATGLLDVRRLGEMLSRIRGRIMHRDLEQISPLAVPIMLEIGKERVNGDAGESLLSEAEEMIEEAMGRP; encoded by the coding sequence CTGCCGCCGCAATTCCTGAAATGGTTCGCGGAGCGCGGCTGGTCGCCGCGCGCGCATCAGCTTGCGCTGCTGGCCGAGGCGCAGGCGGGCAATTCGGCGCTGCTGATCGCGCCGACCGGGGCAGGCAAGACGCTGGCCGGCTTCCTGCCCTCGCTGACGGAACTCGCGGTGCGCCCGAAGCGCAGGCCGGGCGAAGCCTATCGCGGGGTGCATACGCTCTATATCTCGCCGCTGAAGGCGCTAGCTGTCGACATCGAGCGCAATCTCGGCAAGCCGGTCGCGGAAATGGCGCTGCCGATCTCGATCGAGACACGCACCGGCGACACGCCGACCCACAAGCGCCAGCGCCAGAAACTCGTCCCGCCCGACATCCTGCTGACCACGCCCGAGCAGCTTGCCTTGCTGCTCGCCTCGTCGGATGCGAAGCGCTTCTTCGAGGATCTGCGCTATGTCGTGCTGGATGAGCTGCACTCGCTGGTGACGTCGAAGCGAGGCCATCTTCTGGCGCTCGGCCTCGCGCGCCTGCGCCGCTACGTGCCGGATCTGCAGATGGTCGGCCTGTCGGCGACGGTGGCGGAGCCGGACGAACTGCGCCGCTGGCTGGTGGGGCAGAACCCGCCCGGCGACATGGCCTCGCTCATAACCGTGGAGGGCGGGGCGAAGCCGCATATCACCATCCTCGATTCCGACGAGCGTGTGCCATGGGCCGGGCACTCCGCCCGCTACGCCATCCCTGAAGTCTACGAAGCCATCAAGCGCCACCGGACGACGCTGCTCTTCGTCAACACGCGCAGCCAGGCTGAGCTGCTGTTCCAGGAACTCTGGCGCGTCAACGAGGATTCGCTGCCGATCGCGCTGCATCACGGCTCGCTCGACGTCGCGCAGCGGCGGCGCGTCGAGAAGGCGATGGAGACGAACAGTCTGCGCGCCATTGTCGCCACCTCGACGCTCGATCTCGGCATCGACTGGGGCGATGTCGATCTGGTCGTGCATGTCGGCGCGCCGAAGGGCGCGAGCCGGCTCGCCCAGCGCATCGGGCGGTCCAACCACCGCATGGACGAGCCGTCGCGCGCCATCCTCGTGCCGGCGAACCGTTTCGAGGTGCTGGAATGCCGCGCGGCACTTGAGGCAAATTATCTCGGCGCGCAGGACACGCCGCCGCTCGGCGCGGGCGCGCTCGACGTGCTGGCGCAGCATGTGCTGGGATCAGCCTGCGCCGAAGCCTTCGACGCCGACGAATTGTTTGGCGAGATCCGTTCGGCCGCGCCCTATGCCGCGCTCGGCCGCGAGACCTTCGACCGCGTGGTCGATTTCGTCGCGACGGGCGGCTACGCGCTCAAAAGCTACGAGCGCTATGCCCGTATCCGCAAGACGAAGGAGGGCAGGTGGCGCGTGTCGCATCCGCGCATCGCCCAGCAGTACCGGCTGAATGTCGGCACCATCGTCGAGGCGCCCTATCTGACGCTGCGCTATGCCCGTGCCGGTCGCGGCGTGGCGACGCGCGGCGGGCCTGTGCTCGGCAAGATCGAGGAGGGCTTTCTGGAATCGATCGCGCCGGGCGAGACGTTTCTGTTCGCCGGCAAGGTGCTGCGGCTCGAAGGCATCCGCGAGACCGAGGCTTTCGTGTCGAACGCCGCCGGGCAGGATGCACGCGTGCCGGTCTATGCCGGCGGAAAGTTTCCGCTCTCCACCTACCTCGCCGATCAGGTGCGCGGCATGCTCGCCGATCCCGACCGCTGGCAGGCCCTGCCGGAACAGGTGGCGGACTGGCTGCGCATACAGCGTGACAAGTCGGTTCTCCCGCCGCGCGAGAACCTGCTCGTGGAGACCTTTCCGCGCGGCAACCGCTCCTACATGGTGGCCTATCCCTTCGAGGGGCGGTTGGCGCACCAGACGCTCGGCATGCTTCTGACCAAGCGGCTGGAGCGGGCCGGCGCCGATCCGCTCGGCTTCGTCGCGACCGACTATTCGCTGGCGGTCTGGGGCCTGCGCGACATGGGCGCGCTGTTCAGGCAAGGGCGCCCGTCGCTGGACGATCTGTTCGACGAGGACATGCTGGGCGACGATCTCGACGCCTGGCTGGCGGACAGCTATCTCCTAAAGCGGACCTTCCGCAATTGCGCCATCATCGCCGGGCTGATCGAGAAGCGGCATCCGGGACAGGAAAAAACCGGGCGGCAGATGACCGTTTCGGCCGACCTCATCTACGACGTGCTGCGCACGCACGAGCCGGATCATATCCTGCTGCAGGCGACGCGCGCGGATGCGGCGACCGGATTGCTCGATGTCAGGAGACTTGGCGAGATGCTCTCGCGCATCCGCGGTCGAATCATGCATAGGGACCTTGAGCAGATATCGCCGCTCGCCGTTCCGATCATGCTGGAGATCGGCAAGGAACGGGTGAACGGCGATGCCGGGGAGTCGCTGCTCTCCGAAGCGGAAGAGATGATCGAAGAGGCTATGGGCAGGCCGTGA
- the pdeM gene encoding ligase-associated DNA damage response endonuclease PdeM, whose amino-acid sequence MRETLTLAGERVVCDERGVLFFPDLSLLAVSDLHLEKGSSFARRGALLPPYDTAATLARLGAIVAEYAPRMVVSLGDSFHDGGGAERMPDIFRRQVEALAAGRDWFWIAGNHDPDAPAGLPGDSVRELTIGALSFRHEPSLSIVDGEIAGHLHPCARIVQRGRSVRRRCFASDGHRIVMPAFGSYTGSLNVLDRAYAALFRWERFFAYMLGRDRVFAIARPMLRPG is encoded by the coding sequence ATGCGCGAGACGTTGACGCTCGCGGGCGAGCGCGTCGTCTGCGACGAGCGCGGCGTGCTGTTCTTTCCCGACCTGTCGCTCCTCGCCGTCTCCGACCTCCATCTGGAAAAAGGATCGTCCTTCGCCCGGCGCGGCGCGCTGCTGCCGCCCTACGACACCGCCGCAACCCTGGCGCGGCTCGGCGCGATCGTGGCGGAATACGCGCCGCGCATGGTCGTCAGCCTCGGCGACAGTTTCCATGACGGCGGCGGGGCGGAGCGCATGCCGGATATTTTTCGCCGGCAAGTGGAGGCGCTTGCCGCAGGCCGCGACTGGTTCTGGATCGCCGGCAACCACGATCCCGACGCGCCGGCCGGCCTGCCGGGTGACAGCGTGCGGGAACTGACGATCGGCGCGCTTTCCTTCCGCCACGAGCCGTCCTTGTCCATCGTCGACGGCGAGATCGCCGGGCATCTGCACCCTTGCGCGCGCATCGTGCAGCGCGGCCGCTCGGTGCGCCGCCGCTGCTTCGCCAGCGACGGACACCGCATCGTCATGCCCGCTTTCGGCAGCTATACGGGCTCGCTCAACGTTCTCGACCGCGCCTATGCGGCGCTGTTCCGCTGGGAGCGCTTCTTCGCCTACATGCTCGGCCGCGACCGCGTCTTCGCCATAGCGCGACCGATGCTCAGGCCGGGTTGA
- a CDS encoding DUF3429 domain-containing protein has product MTVEDDAEASDFQRRVRLLGYAGLVPFVVLSLWLYGIAEDHPWHTITIALLVAYSAIVLSFLGGIRWGIAMQTREGGARALAPSLVPALVGWLAPFVLQPYCFAILAVAYAAQGAWDSLSAGNGALPEWYGRMRVRLTIVAVATLVLAFVATA; this is encoded by the coding sequence ATGACAGTCGAGGACGATGCCGAAGCAAGCGATTTTCAGCGCAGGGTGCGCTTGCTCGGCTATGCCGGCCTCGTCCCGTTCGTGGTGCTGTCGCTCTGGCTCTACGGCATCGCCGAAGATCATCCCTGGCACACGATCACCATAGCGCTGCTCGTCGCCTATTCCGCCATCGTGCTCTCCTTCCTTGGCGGGATACGATGGGGTATCGCCATGCAGACGCGCGAAGGCGGCGCAAGGGCGCTCGCGCCGAGCCTTGTTCCCGCTCTTGTCGGCTGGCTCGCGCCCTTCGTGCTCCAGCCCTACTGTTTTGCGATACTTGCGGTCGCCTATGCCGCGCAGGGCGCGTGGGATTCGCTGTCGGCCGGCAACGGTGCATTGCCCGAATGGTATGGCCGGATGCGGGTGAGGCTCACCATTGTCGCGGTGGCGACGCTGGTGCTCGCCTTCGTGGCGACGGCCTGA